Proteins encoded within one genomic window of Haloplanus vescus:
- the eno gene encoding phosphopyruvate hydratase — MTLIRSVSLRRILDSRGNPTVEADVLTESGGFGRAAAPSGASTGEYEAIELPTGEAIAAARQHAVPRLVGEVHAGNQRDVDAALHGSDGTDDFSIIGANSAVAISMAAAKAGADVLGAPLFQHLGGTFRGDSFPVPLGNVVGGGEHAKEATHIQEFLAAPIGAPSVSEAVFANAAVHERIGELLDERGVPAGKGDEGAWAPAVDDATAFEIVAQATEDVADDVGFDIGVGLDVAASELYDPEDEVYRYGDVERTPAEQVDYMADLVDEYDLAYVEDPVEENDFDGFADLTERVGDRTVLCGDDLFVTNVERLQRGIDEGAGNAILVKPNQIGTLSDAVDAVELATRNGLDAVVSHRSGETEDATIAHLAVATNAPFIKTGTVGGERTAKLNELIRIAEDAV; from the coding sequence ATGACGCTGATTCGCTCGGTGAGTCTGCGTCGGATTCTCGACTCGCGGGGGAACCCGACCGTCGAGGCCGACGTGTTGACCGAGTCGGGTGGCTTCGGCCGCGCGGCCGCACCGAGCGGTGCCTCGACCGGCGAGTACGAGGCTATCGAACTGCCGACGGGCGAGGCTATCGCCGCCGCCCGCCAGCACGCCGTCCCCCGACTGGTCGGCGAAGTACACGCGGGCAACCAGCGCGACGTCGACGCCGCTCTGCACGGTTCGGACGGCACCGACGACTTCTCGATCATCGGCGCCAACAGCGCCGTCGCCATCTCCATGGCGGCGGCGAAAGCCGGTGCCGACGTGCTGGGTGCGCCGCTGTTCCAGCACCTCGGCGGCACCTTCCGCGGCGACAGTTTCCCGGTTCCGCTCGGGAACGTCGTCGGGGGCGGTGAACACGCCAAGGAAGCGACCCACATTCAGGAGTTCCTCGCCGCGCCAATCGGTGCGCCGAGCGTCTCCGAAGCCGTCTTCGCCAACGCCGCCGTCCACGAGCGCATCGGCGAACTGCTCGACGAGCGGGGCGTTCCCGCCGGCAAGGGCGACGAAGGCGCGTGGGCGCCCGCCGTCGACGACGCCACGGCGTTCGAAATCGTCGCGCAGGCGACGGAAGACGTGGCCGACGACGTGGGCTTCGACATCGGCGTCGGTCTCGACGTGGCCGCCTCGGAACTGTACGACCCCGAGGACGAGGTGTACCGCTACGGCGACGTGGAGCGGACGCCGGCGGAACAGGTCGACTACATGGCCGACCTCGTCGATGAGTACGACCTCGCGTACGTCGAGGACCCCGTCGAGGAGAACGACTTCGACGGCTTCGCCGACCTGACGGAACGGGTTGGCGACCGGACGGTGCTCTGCGGTGACGACCTGTTCGTCACCAACGTCGAGCGCCTGCAACGCGGCATCGACGAGGGGGCAGGCAACGCCATCCTCGTCAAGCCCAACCAGATCGGGACGCTCTCCGACGCCGTCGACGCGGTGGAGCTCGCGACCCGAAACGGGCTGGACGCCGTCGTCTCGCATCGCTCGGGTGAAACCGAGGACGCGACGATTGCACACCTCGCCGTGGCGACCAACGCCCCGTTCATCAAGACGGGGACGGTCGGCGGCGAGCGAACTGCCAAACTCAACGAACTCATCCGCATCGCGGAGGACGCTGTATGA
- a CDS encoding 30S ribosomal protein S9, translated as MVTNTSGKKKTAVARATVREGEGRVRINSQPVELVEPELSKLKMLEPFRIAGDDLRETVDIDVDVSGGGFAGQADAVRTAIARGLVQHNNDAELRDAFMEFDRSLLVNDVRQSEPKKWGGPGARARYQKSYR; from the coding sequence ATGGTAACTAACACGAGCGGCAAGAAGAAGACGGCCGTCGCCCGCGCCACCGTGCGTGAGGGCGAGGGTCGCGTTCGAATCAACTCTCAGCCCGTCGAGCTGGTCGAACCGGAGCTGTCGAAGCTGAAGATGCTGGAGCCGTTCCGCATCGCCGGCGACGACCTCCGCGAGACGGTCGACATCGACGTCGACGTCTCCGGTGGCGGCTTCGCCGGACAGGCAGACGCCGTCCGAACGGCCATCGCCCGCGGGTTGGTGCAGCACAACAACGATGCCGAACTCCGCGATGCGTTCATGGAGTTCGACCGGTCGCTGCTGGTCAACGACGTCCGGCAGTCCGAACCCAAGAAGTGGGGCGGTCCCGGTGCGCGGGCCCGCTACCAGAAGTCCTACCGCTAA
- a CDS encoding DNA-directed RNA polymerase subunit N encodes MMIPVRCFTCGKVIGEHWEEYQARLDDGEDPEEVLDDLDVTRHCCRRMFVSHKDLVDVVSPYQ; translated from the coding sequence ATGATGATCCCAGTCCGGTGTTTCACGTGCGGGAAAGTCATCGGCGAGCACTGGGAGGAGTACCAGGCTCGACTCGATGACGGCGAGGACCCCGAAGAGGTGCTCGACGACCTGGACGTGACCCGGCACTGCTGTCGACGGATGTTCGTCTCGCACAAGGACCTGGTCGACGTAGTCTCCCCCTACCAATGA
- a CDS encoding DNA-directed RNA polymerase subunit K, which produces MSQGRYNRYEKARILGARALQVSYGAPVLVETDQSEPILVAAEEYDAGVLPFTVRREGK; this is translated from the coding sequence ATGAGTCAGGGACGCTACAATCGCTACGAGAAGGCACGCATCCTCGGGGCGCGAGCCCTGCAGGTGTCGTACGGGGCCCCCGTCCTCGTCGAGACTGACCAGAGCGAGCCGATTCTCGTCGCGGCCGAGGAGTACGACGCCGGCGTGCTCCCCTTCACGGTGAGGCGGGAGGGCAAATGA